The stretch of DNA CGACGGCGTAAAACTGCTGCGCGAAGGGCGCGAGCCGCGCGAGGTGGTGGACGCGCTGATTGCTGCCGACGACGGCCGCGAGGCCCGGCAGCTTCATGTCATGGATATCAAGGGCCGGATCGCCGCGCATACCGGCACCGAATGCGTCGACTGGTGCGGACACATTCAGGGCGACGGCTTCTCCCTTGCCGGCAACATGCTGGCAGGCGCCGCCGTGCTCGACGATACCGCCCAGGCCTATGCCGCCAATACCAGCCTGCCCTTTGCGCAGCGGCTGATCGTGGCCATGAAAGCCGGCGAAGCCGCCGGCGGCGACAAGCGCGGCAAGCAATCGGCCGCGCTGGTGATCCAGGGCGAGGAGGAATGGTCCGATCTCGACCTGCGCGTCGACGACCATACCGACCCGCTTGCCGAGCTCGAACGGCTGGAACAGGTCAGCCGCGAGCGCTGGGTGCATTTCCGCCCCTTCCTGCCGACCCGGAAGAATCCACCCGGGATCACCGACCGCGCGGTCATCGATGCAACGATTGAAGCCGCGACGGCGACCAAGGCATGACCGCGAGTCCGCTGATCGAAATCGAAGGCTTGCGCGTGGTCTTCCATGGCGATGACGGCCGCACCACGCATGCGGTCGACAGCGTCGATCTCAGCGTGGCCAATGGCGCGACGCTCGGCCTGGTCGGTGA from Bradyrhizobium sp. AZCC 1693 encodes:
- a CDS encoding DUF1028 domain-containing protein translates to MTWSIIACDPSTGQIGIAVATRFFAVGARVPHIAPGIGGVATQALVNPYYGIDGVKLLREGREPREVVDALIAADDGREARQLHVMDIKGRIAAHTGTECVDWCGHIQGDGFSLAGNMLAGAAVLDDTAQAYAANTSLPFAQRLIVAMKAGEAAGGDKRGKQSAALVIQGEEEWSDLDLRVDDHTDPLAELERLEQVSRERWVHFRPFLPTRKNPPGITDRAVIDATIEAATATKA